The Manduca sexta isolate Smith_Timp_Sample1 unplaced genomic scaffold, JHU_Msex_v1.0 HiC_scaffold_880, whole genome shotgun sequence DNA segment caacGATGACGACGACGACGTTGGTTGCAAGAGCGAACGGCGGCGTTTAAGCTCTCTCCCTCTGATTCTGCGCGCCAACTGTATATCCTTTGGCATGATGGTAACACGCTTGGCGTGAATGGCGCAAAGGTTCGTGTCTTCGAAAAGACCGACCAGGTAAGCTTCGCTGGCCTCCTGCAGCGCCATGACGGCGGAACTTTGGAAACGCAGATCGGTTTTGAAATCTTGCGCTATCTCACGAACCAAACGCTGGAACGGTAATTTGCGAATCAGAAGTTCCGTACTTTTCTGGTAACGACGGATCTCACGGAGAGCGACAGTGCCGGGCCTGTAACGGTGAGGTTTCTTCACTCCGCCTGTTGCGGGAGCACTCTTCCTGGCGGCCTTGGTCGCCAGCTGCTTACGTGGCGCTTTGCCACCGGTTGATTTTCTAGCTGTTTGCTTAGTACGCGCCATTGTGTTGATCAACCAACcaaccaaacaaacaaataaataaacaacgaacgaacgaacgaacgaactcACAAAGCGATCGACCGTCACGCGCAGAGGTTTGATTAAGAATGTAAAACCATACCATTCGCGCGCGCCTTTTTATACCAAAACGCCGCAGTGGCCTGTAATCGTTCATCTTCCGTCCTTTCTTTagactatataattttttattttttttttctctcttttagatcttatatttagattaattaatataatataaaataaaaataataataataatgttattaaaataattaatggacATACATAATTAGTAGtcaaatgcattattattttttattttatattttcttcttttaattttaatcttctatatataattattattattattcatgcttGTGTGTAggtgatattatttgtttatttatttttgtataatatattatgttacgtggtccaaaatagtgttatttaatttattaaaatggtaggtaggtagtgtattacaactatattttaatatttatttcatgcaggtatatatgtacctattactcacatattaaattttattttaaaactccaCGTGCTCTCTAGGGTTCACCTACTATTATTCAGCACTTGAGAGCAGTTGAGaattattacaatgaattttgtattattttattacttattataaattattatatttatattattattttttatttatttttttgtgacgaGATGCCTTAAAGAAACaacaatacacattacacacacactcacaaaaACATCACACATCGTACGCACACAACATcggatcaaattaaattataataataacttaacttaatcttcgtgcgtgcgtgcgtgcgatGTGCGTGCGAGCGTTTGAACTGTGATTTCATGAGAATATATTGTggccctgaaaagggccttttgGATGACATAAGTTGTATGTATGTTCGGGTTGCGTGCATGCGTGCGTTTacgtacatacacacacacaccaccgATTTTACATTACTATCTAGCTAGTAGCTCTCACTTTGAACTGGTGTACTTGGTGACAGCTTTGGTACCCTCACTGACTGCGTGCTTTGCCAGCTCGCCTGGCAGAAGGAGACGTACAGATGTTTGCACCTCCCTGGATGTGATGGTGGAGCGCTTGTTGTAATGCGCCAGACGAGATGCTTCCGCAGCGATGCGTTCGAAAATGTCATTCACAAACGAGTTCATTATCGACATCGCCTTGCTGGATATTCCGGTGTCAGGATGGACCTGCTTGAGcactttgtaaatgtaaattgcGTAACTCTCCTTCCTCTTGTGCTTCTTCTTTTCTTGTCAGTCTTAGAGATGTTCTTCTGCGCCTTGCCAGATTTCTTGGCAGCCTTGCCGCTGGTCTTGGGTGgcatattgtgtttttgttaaatgAAGTTGATTTAATTGAATGCAGTAACGACCGCGATATACCTCAATCGCAATGTGAATGCGCGATAaaatttttggtattaaaaaaatataatactttcgcGCGCAGAACGTTCAACGGGTGAGCCACGTTCACGTCCATCCAACGGCCAATCACAGCAGAGTGCGTCAGAGGAAAATGCGCTGCGCGACGGCACGGTGATGCGGCGGGAGTAAAGtacgtaagtaataataataataataataattgtattcatttggttttgtattttgttttttttgctttattttaacataacctactatcgtataaataacattatgtatgtgGGGTAGATAGATAGTAAAAGTAGACATtttcttttgtgtttttttagttaatacttAAACTCAGTTCTATTTTCGGACGATtttggatgattttttttttagcacAAACATCATAATAGTATTATGTCGACCATCAAATACTActgtgtattaattaataatacatgaatATGTTCATTGCGAACTCGCCCTGAGTTTGGGCGAGTATtgataggtaggtaggtaggtaggtagattGGTTGGTTAATTATTGAGTCAGTgataaggtaaatattatttatcgtgtCATAATCTCAATTCTAGTGTATATTAGAggtgaacaaatactaataatattgtagaattaaACGTTCATTGTCGAAACGAAACATTATTTGTTACTCACTCATTACGTATACAATTGTATAAGTAAGTAATGAGTATATAGTAGATAGTAAGAATCATATTgcggccctgaaaagggccttttgTTTTGTCCATTTACCTAACAACTCACGCAcgcgctttatttattaaattttgtgatgtaTGCGCGCGCGCTCACTCGCTCGCTCATGGTTTGCGACGTGCAACGCGTGCCCACGCAGCGTCGGTGTTACagttttaggtattttataaaggtataattaattactaactaattaattaagCCTTCTTCTCGGTCTTTTTGGGCAACAGCACCGCTTGAATGTTCGGCAACACGCCGCCCTGTGCGATGGTCACACCGGAGAGAAGTTTGTTTAACTCCTCGTCGTTTCTTATCGCCAATTGAAGATGTCTAGGTATGATTCTGGTTTTCTTGTTGTCCCTAGCGGCGTTTCCTGCCAACTCTAGAACTTCAGCGGCTAGGTACTCCATAACGGCGGCTAGATAAACAGGTGCACCGGCGCCAACGCGTTCCGCGTAATTTCCATTACGCAACAGTCTATGTATACGTCCCACGGGAATTGCAGTCCGGCACGGTTAGAACGAGACTTGACCTTCCCCTTGACTTTGCCGCCTTTACCACGTCCAGACATGATGTAGTGTTgttgttttaaatcaaaacaaaaagaaaagaatatagAACGCAAATGTAcgtgctatataatattatgttatattacactGCTATACGATACGATACGTTACGATGCGCTCTCGAATAAAGtgatatagttaaaaaataacgCGTCCCCGGTGTTTATATTC contains these protein-coding regions:
- the LOC119193677 gene encoding histone H3-like; translation: MARTKQTARKSTGGKAPRKQLATKAARKSAPATGGVKKPHRYRPGTVALREIRRYQKSTELLIRKLPFQRLVREIAQDFKTDLRFQSSAVMALQEASEAYLVGLFEDTNLCAIHAKRVTIMPKDIQLARRIRGRELKRRRSLLQPTSSSSSL
- the LOC119193676 gene encoding LOW QUALITY PROTEIN: histone H2B-like (The sequence of the model RefSeq protein was modified relative to this genomic sequence to represent the inferred CDS: deleted 2 bases in 1 codon) — protein: MPPKTSGKAAKKSGKAQKNISKTDKKKKHKRKESYAIYIYKVLKQVHPDTGISSKAMSIMNSFVNDIFERIAAEASRLAHYNKRSTITSREVQTSVRLLLPGELAKHAVSEGTKAVTKYTSSK